In Nothobranchius furzeri strain GRZ-AD chromosome 18, NfurGRZ-RIMD1, whole genome shotgun sequence, a single genomic region encodes these proteins:
- the klhdc2 gene encoding kelch domain-containing protein 2 isoform X1 — translation MAERVEEMDEDGGGQPAREDDNNSDRDDDDDDDDRLMAWMVNNGMDEDEEDDEVEELSADPEALEMDTPAERSGHIAVVDRNIMYVWGGYKNAQNHGFFDLYLPRSEIWTYDMESGVWMKHIAGGNLCTSMSGSCGVCLDGVLYLFGGHHARGNTNRIYHMHLRARSLVWEEMRDLKGLPPSSKDKLGCWVHNNRLVFFGGYGCAPQGAHRGTFEYDESSSLVWDSMGRGWNNHIHVLDLETSTWSQPITQGNTPSPRAAHACATVGNRGYVFGGRFKNYRLNDLYYIDLDTWDWHEMSVPQPGPVGRSWHSFTPVSSDLIFLFGGFTTERETLSDAWLYCVSKNEWKPFKHSHTESPRLWHTACSGPDGEVFVFGGCANNLLSHQIAAHSNELLIFNVQPKSLVRFCMETALQHRERLSCYWDCLPKHLLHSLKQRMSGVNTLGS, via the exons ATGGCTGAGAGAGTGGAAGAGATGGATGAAGATGGAGGAGGTCAGCCAGCTAGGGAGGATGACAATAACTCGgacagagatgatgatgatgatgatgatgacagactGATGGCCTGGATGGTAAATAACGGGATGGACGAGGATGAGGAAGATGACGAGGTGGAGGAACTGTCAGCAGACCCTGAAGCTTTAGAGATGGACACTCCAGCTGAGCGCAGTGGTCATATTGCTGTAGTTGACCGAAACATCATGTATGTGTGGGGTGGATACAAG aaCGCTCAGAACCATGGATTCTTTGACTTGTACCTGCCAAGGAGCGAGATCTGGACCTACGACATGGAATCAGGAGTGTG GATGAAGCACATAGCTGGAGGTAACCTGTGCACGTCAATGTCAGGGAGCTGTGGCGTGTGCCTTGATGGTGTCCTCTACTTATTTGGTGGTCATCATGCAAGAGGAAACACAAACAGG ATCTACCACATGCACCTCCGAGCTCGCAGCCTTGTGTGGGAGGAGATGAGGGATCTCAAAGGACTTCCTCCTTCTAGCAAGGACAAACTGGGTTGCTGGGTTCATAACAACAG ACTGGTTTTCTTTGGAGGCTATGGCTGCGCTCCTCAGGGAGCTCATCGAGGGACTTTTGAGTACGACGAGTCGTCTTCTCTCGTG TGGGACAGCATGGGACGGGGCTGGAACAACCACATCCACGTCCTGGATCTGGAGACGTCAACATGGAGTCAACCCATCACTCAG GGGAACACACCATCTCCCCGAGCAGCTCATGCTTGCGCTACAGTCGGAAACAGAGGTTATGTGTTTGGTGGCCGATTCAAG AATTATAGACTAAATGACCTGTACTACATCGACCTGGACACGTGGGACTGGCATGAAAT GAGCGTCCCCCAGCCGGGTCCCGTGGGTCGATCCTGGCACTCGTTCACCCCCGTGTCATCGGATCTAATCTTCTTGTTTGGCGGTTTCACCACAGAGAGAGAAACACTGA GTGACGCTTGGCTGTATTGTGTCAGCAAGAACGAATGGAAGCCtttcaaacacagtcacacagagAGCCCCAG GCTGTGGCACACGGCGTGCTCTGGCCCTGACGGAGAGGTGTTTGTGTTCGGAGGATGCGCCAACAACCTTTTGTCCCATCAGATAGCC GCTCACAGCAACGAGCTACTGATTTTTAACGTTCAGCCTAAATCATTAGTCAG GTTCTGCATGGAGACGGCTCTGCAGCACAGGGAGCGCTTGTCTTGTTACTGGGACTGCTTGCCCAAACACCTCCTACACAGCCTCAAACAGAGAATGTCTGGTGTCAACACGCTAGGATCTTAA
- the klhdc2 gene encoding kelch domain-containing protein 2 isoform X2 codes for MAERVEEMDEDGGGQPAREDDNNSDRDDDDDDDDRLMAWMVNNGMDEDEEDDEVEELSADPEALEMDTPAERSGHIAVVDRNIMYVWGGYKNAQNHGFFDLYLPRSEIWTYDMESGVWMKHIAGGNLCTSMSGSCGVCLDGVLYLFGGHHARGNTNRIYHMHLRARSLVWEEMRDLKGLPPSSKDKLGCWVHNNRLVFFGGYGCAPQGAHRGTFEYDESSSLVWDSMGRGWNNHIHVLDLETSTWSQPITQGNTPSPRAAHACATVGNRGYVFGGRFKNYRLNDLYYIDLDTWDWHEMSVPQPGPVGRSWHSFTPVSSDLIFLFGGFTTERETLSDAWLYCVSKNEWKPFKHSHTESPRWLTLFFHRLTATSY; via the exons ATGGCTGAGAGAGTGGAAGAGATGGATGAAGATGGAGGAGGTCAGCCAGCTAGGGAGGATGACAATAACTCGgacagagatgatgatgatgatgatgatgacagactGATGGCCTGGATGGTAAATAACGGGATGGACGAGGATGAGGAAGATGACGAGGTGGAGGAACTGTCAGCAGACCCTGAAGCTTTAGAGATGGACACTCCAGCTGAGCGCAGTGGTCATATTGCTGTAGTTGACCGAAACATCATGTATGTGTGGGGTGGATACAAG aaCGCTCAGAACCATGGATTCTTTGACTTGTACCTGCCAAGGAGCGAGATCTGGACCTACGACATGGAATCAGGAGTGTG GATGAAGCACATAGCTGGAGGTAACCTGTGCACGTCAATGTCAGGGAGCTGTGGCGTGTGCCTTGATGGTGTCCTCTACTTATTTGGTGGTCATCATGCAAGAGGAAACACAAACAGG ATCTACCACATGCACCTCCGAGCTCGCAGCCTTGTGTGGGAGGAGATGAGGGATCTCAAAGGACTTCCTCCTTCTAGCAAGGACAAACTGGGTTGCTGGGTTCATAACAACAG ACTGGTTTTCTTTGGAGGCTATGGCTGCGCTCCTCAGGGAGCTCATCGAGGGACTTTTGAGTACGACGAGTCGTCTTCTCTCGTG TGGGACAGCATGGGACGGGGCTGGAACAACCACATCCACGTCCTGGATCTGGAGACGTCAACATGGAGTCAACCCATCACTCAG GGGAACACACCATCTCCCCGAGCAGCTCATGCTTGCGCTACAGTCGGAAACAGAGGTTATGTGTTTGGTGGCCGATTCAAG AATTATAGACTAAATGACCTGTACTACATCGACCTGGACACGTGGGACTGGCATGAAAT GAGCGTCCCCCAGCCGGGTCCCGTGGGTCGATCCTGGCACTCGTTCACCCCCGTGTCATCGGATCTAATCTTCTTGTTTGGCGGTTTCACCACAGAGAGAGAAACACTGA GTGACGCTTGGCTGTATTGTGTCAGCAAGAACGAATGGAAGCCtttcaaacacagtcacacagagAGCCCCAG ATGGCTCACTCTTTTCTTTCACAGGCTCACAGCAACGAGCTACTGA